A stretch of Henckelia pumila isolate YLH828 chromosome 4, ASM3356847v2, whole genome shotgun sequence DNA encodes these proteins:
- the LOC140861497 gene encoding uncharacterized protein yields MMKEFAQGKAHQDSASSSSTDSAADSSDKSADIGEEEDSEDVSGMDADEDPLDQEDVSAAAASVAIGIVNTTDNTVDEDYDMDAAHSLIFYSGDAAATWPLLAHRGLLDERNIDVRSYDRYNLIDFLKLRQLYSTVVAVIPYCKRVILEFYANLTASIEDPESAKYGLVYLRGRLFEFSSAVINAHYSTPDVDEGNPPEINEVINVLTGGMVKQFSDHFSAAKLTSFYSVLHKIAVRNWTPSSKFADGGLRSTKLPFPSLIYGNLESQAFICNITENLTDQPEILKLAAGLLKGNRVLDLPWTPTPTPAAEATSVAPGVANTGDNTEETVPTPTTLEFTTATIQQMMTRAEE; encoded by the coding sequence atgatgAAGGAGTTTGCACAAGGCAAAGCACATCAAGATTCTGCCTCTTCCTCCTCTACCGATTCTGCTGCTGACTCTTCTGATAAGAGTGCTGAtattggagaagaagaagactcTGAGGATGTTTCCGGCATGGATGCTGATGAAGACCCTCTGGACCAAGAGGATGTTTCTGCTGCTGCTGCCAGTGTTGCTATTGGTATCGTCAACACCACGgacaacactgttgatgaggATTATGACATGGATGCTGCCCATTCCCTCATTTTTTACTCTGGTGATGCTGCTGCTACTTGGCCTCTTCTCGCTCACAGAGGTCTTCTGGATGAAAGAAATATAGATGTACGCTCCTACGATAGGTATAATCTAATTGACTTTTTGAAGCTTCGACAGCTATATTCTACTGTTGTTGCCGTGATACCCTACTGTAAGAGGGTGATTCTGGAATTCTATGCAAACTTGACCGCGAGCATTGAAGATCCAGAGTCTGCAAAGTATGGATTGGTGTATCTACGGGGTCGGCTGTTCGAGTTCTCTTCGGCCGTGATCAATGCTCACTATTCCACCCCAGATGTTGATGAAGGAAATCCTCCAGAGATCAATGAAGTGATCAATGTGCTCACTGGTGGTATGGTCAAACAATTCTCTGACCATTTTTCTGCAGCAAAGCTCACCTCATTCTATTCGGTACTACATAAGATAGCAGTGAGGAATTGGACTCCTTCTTCCAAGTTTGCTGATGGAGGACTCAGGTCTACTAAGCTGCCCTTTCCATCTTTGATCTACGGCAATTTGGAATCTCAAGCTTTCATCTGCAATATTACAGAAAATCTCACTGATCAACCTGAGATTCTGAAGCTAGCAGCTGGTCTTCTCAAGGGAAATCGAGTTCTGGATTTGCCCTGGACTCCTACTCCTACTCCTGCTGCTGAAGCTACTAGTGTTGCacccggtgttgccaacacaggtgacaacactgaagaaacagTGCCTACTCCTACTACCCTGGAATTCACAACTGCCACCATTCAGCAGATGATGACTCGTGCCGAGGAATAG